The Mycolicibacterium cosmeticum sequence AGCAGGGTGGCCGTATCGGGCGCGGGGCCCTCCAACACGGCAAGCGCGGCGAGCGCCAGGCTCACGTGGCCATCGGCATCCTCGGCCTGCAGGTAGCCCGTTTCCAGGACGCTCAGGCGACGACCGGTCATCACTTCTCCTCGTTCTCGAACACCCCCAGCTTGAATCGAGCCACCACGCGTGGCTAGGGCATTAGGTCACCCGTTCGCCAGCAGTGCTTCGCTCGCCCCGGGCCTTATGCTCGTCATGAAAGGAGCGGGCGGTGCGCAGAGACCGAGGCGATCTGGAAAGCGCGGTGATCGCCGTCATGGCCGGAGGAGCGGCGATGACGGTGGCCGAGGTGCGCGCCGAACTGGATGCCGATCTGGCGTACACCACGGTGATGACGGTTCTCACCAGGCTGGCCGACAAGGGGGCGCTGACCCGGCAGCGCTCGGGCCGGTCGCACCGGTACCGGCTTGCGGCCACGCCGGGTGACCTCCCGGCCCTGCAGGCGGCGCTGCGCATGCGCCGCGAGCTCGACGGCGAGCACGCCCGCGCGGATGTGCTGTCCAGCTTTGTGGCCAGCCTCTCTGCCGAGGACGAGGCCTTGCTTCGAGAAGTACTGTCCCGCAACGAGACCGATGGTGAGCCGCGGTGAACGTCGTCATACTGCTCAGTGCGCCGTGGCTGGCCGCAGCGGTGCTGACGTGGCAGTTGCCGCGGCTGGCATCGAGGTTTCACCCCGACTGGCAGGTACCGGTGGTGGCCTGGCTGGCGGTCACGGTGGCGGTGAGCAGTTGGGTATCGCTGGTCGCGGGCGCCACGGTGCTG is a genomic window containing:
- a CDS encoding BlaI/MecI/CopY family transcriptional regulator, coding for MRRDRGDLESAVIAVMAGGAAMTVAEVRAELDADLAYTTVMTVLTRLADKGALTRQRSGRSHRYRLAATPGDLPALQAALRMRRELDGEHARADVLSSFVASLSAEDEALLREVLSRNETDGEPR